GACAAAGCCGGCGATATTGAATATGGCAACAAAACAATAAGAGCAACTGTATCCGGCGTTGTACCGGTTAATGAAACAAATACCCTTTCAGCAGGTTTGCAAGGCGGATTCGGACAATTGTCATACAACCAGGATAAAATGAAATGGGGAAGTCAGTACAATGGTACTGCCTTTGACCCAACTATGGCGGGTGAAACCCCTAACTCCGCACAGGAAAGTTATGGTGATTTTTCGTTAGGTGTTCATTGGGCTTATGGTAAAGACCAAATGTATATCAGCGCCAACGACAATCTTAAATTTAACGTGGGACTTGCTATGTACCACTTAAACGCTCCTAAGGTATCCTTCTACACCAATGACCCTGATAAACTTTTTTCTAAATATGTTATTCATTCGAGTTGTACTGTTGGTATCAAGAATACTAACCTTCAATTATTGCCAAGTATGATGTATCTTGTACAGGGTCCTTCAACAGAGTTAACCTTTGGTACATTGATCAAATACATTTTACGTGAAGATTCAAAATATACAGGCTTTGTAAAAGGAGCGGATGTTGGATTAGGTTTATATATGCGTGCGAAAGATGCTGTGATAGCCCAGTTACTTCTTGAGTTTGGAAACTATGGTTTAGGTGTGAGTTACGATGTAAATACATCAGATCTTCGCGCTGCGACCAATGCAAAGGGCGGATTAGAGATCATGTTGCGCTATCGCAGTCCGAACCCATTCTTATATCAATCAAGAGCACAATTCTAATACTTACATAAGCAATTGCTTAACTAAAGCAGGTACCCCGGTACCTGCTTTTTCTTTTATAATTGTAAGATTACTTACATGCTCTGTTTTATCGACTGTAGGGTCAATGAGGTATTTTGGAATTTCGTCATGTGCATGATCCAATAAGCCTGCTGCAGGATATACATTAAAGGATGTACCGATCACAATGAATACATCGGCCGCGGAGGTTATCTCATATGCCCTGAGCATATTTGGAACCGGCTCCCCAAACCAAACTATATGAGGCCTTAACTGTGAATTCTTGGCACATTTCTCGCCAAGCTCCAGCTTCCAGCCTTTAATATCATAAACCAGTGAAGGGTCCAGTGTACTGCGGCTTTTCAGAACTTCTCCATGCAAGTGCAACACTTTTTTTGAGCCCGCCCGCTCATGAAGATCATCTATATTTTGTGTGATCACCTGAACATCATAACGCAATTGTAATTCAGCCAATGCTATATGTGCGGGATTTGGCTTCGCTTCCAGCACCTGTTTTCTTCGCAGGTTGTAAAAATCCAACACCAATGCTGGATTCTTTTTCCAACCCTCAGGTGTCGCTACATCATTGATATCAAACTCTTCCCATAAGCCTCCGCTATCACGAAACGTTTTAATGCCGCTTTCCGCGCTTATGCCGGCACCTGTAAAGACAACGATTTTTTTCACCTGGAATTATTTCCAATTAAACTCATAAAAGACATGGGCCGGCTTTCACCAAAAATATAGCCTGCATGTTCGAGCCACACCAAATCAATCCCAACCGCTTGCCAGAACATCTGCAATATGCATCACCTTCAATTTCTTTTGCCGCTTTTTGATGTAGCCATCCATATGCATTAAACATGACATGTCCGTAGAGATAATATAATCTGCGCCGACTTCCATTGCGTTTGCAACTTTATCCTGCCCCATACCAACAGCAATGGGTTCAAATTTTACAGCAAAACTTCCGCCAAATCCGCAGCAAACATCCGTATCCTTCATCTCCCGCAGTTCAAGTCCGCGGACTTTTTCAAGCAATACCCGAGGCTCTCTTTTCACGCCGTATTCGCGAAGAGCCGAACAGGAATCATGGTAGGTAGCAATGCCATTCAGTGCCGCGCCTATATTTGTGATCTTTAAAATATTGACCAGGAAATCCGTGAACTCAAACATGTTCTTTTGCACTTGTTTAAATTCATTATGAAGCACGGAATTGTGAAACATCTCCGGGAAATAATTTTTAACAAAGCCGGTACATGAAGCCGAAGGACAAACAATATAACGATCGTTTTGAAACTCTTTAATGAATTTTTCACCCACCTCCTTGGCTTCTTTCCAATAGCCGGCATTGAAAGCCGGCTGCCCGCAGCATGTTTGTTCGGGGTTATAGTTAACAGAACAGCCCACCTTCTCAAGCACTTTAACCATATTTACTGCAGCCTGCGGATAGATCTGGTCGATAAAACAGGGAATAAAAATATCTACTATCATAGTGGACGAATAATCCACCTTCGCCGAGACTTGGGTGGACGAGGACGAATTTACGAATAATTGGACGTGATAAACCGGGAAGTTTTTAACAGGAAGTGCTCACTCGGCTGCCTCGATAACCCTGCTTTTAGGGATGGTAAGCAGGATAACAAAACCTACAACAAAAAACAAGATCAGCGCAAGCACTGAATTGCGCATGCCGCCTGATATTCCCTCAATATAACCAAATGAGAATGTTCCGATAACTATACCTATTTTTTCACATACATCATAAAAACTGAAGTATGACGCGTGATCCTCTGTTTCCGGCAAAAGTTTGGAATAGGTTGAACGTGATAA
This DNA window, taken from Bacteroidota bacterium, encodes the following:
- a CDS encoding NAD-dependent deacylase, coding for MKKIVVFTGAGISAESGIKTFRDSGGLWEEFDINDVATPEGWKKNPALVLDFYNLRRKQVLEAKPNPAHIALAELQLRYDVQVITQNIDDLHERAGSKKVLHLHGEVLKSRSTLDPSLVYDIKGWKLELGEKCAKNSQLRPHIVWFGEPVPNMLRAYEITSAADVFIVIGTSFNVYPAAGLLDHAHDEIPKYLIDPTVDKTEHVSNLTIIKEKAGTGVPALVKQLLM
- a CDS encoding PorP/SprF family type IX secretion system membrane protein encodes the protein MIKSIRNSILVGLFSMSVLVNAQDIHFSQFDQAPLFLNPALTCLTSDFRITLNYKDQWGSISPGAPFRTYAFTGEMALFKKRGKGAYMGVGLSAFSDKAGDIEYGNKTIRATVSGVVPVNETNTLSAGLQGGFGQLSYNQDKMKWGSQYNGTAFDPTMAGETPNSAQESYGDFSLGVHWAYGKDQMYISANDNLKFNVGLAMYHLNAPKVSFYTNDPDKLFSKYVIHSSCTVGIKNTNLQLLPSMMYLVQGPSTELTFGTLIKYILREDSKYTGFVKGADVGLGLYMRAKDAVIAQLLLEFGNYGLGVSYDVNTSDLRAATNAKGGLEIMLRYRSPNPFLYQSRAQF
- a CDS encoding (Fe-S)-binding protein, which encodes MIVDIFIPCFIDQIYPQAAVNMVKVLEKVGCSVNYNPEQTCCGQPAFNAGYWKEAKEVGEKFIKEFQNDRYIVCPSASCTGFVKNYFPEMFHNSVLHNEFKQVQKNMFEFTDFLVNILKITNIGAALNGIATYHDSCSALREYGVKREPRVLLEKVRGLELREMKDTDVCCGFGGSFAVKFEPIAVGMGQDKVANAMEVGADYIISTDMSCLMHMDGYIKKRQKKLKVMHIADVLASGWD